The following are encoded in a window of Pseudalgibacter alginicilyticus genomic DNA:
- a CDS encoding Gfo/Idh/MocA family protein, translated as MTVVKFIIIGSGNIASAYFSAITNIGQAEVVGIVSSKTIKPKPLNNLPFFKSLKDVKIDFDAIVVCTPNGLHHVSTIEAATLKKHVLCEKPIDISLESIDKMIKACKVNNVKLGVAYQRRFSSDNPVVKNLIDENKIGKIFSVDLAVKNYRDQAYYDSADYRGKYKIDGGGPFIQQACHYIDLYYWFFGKPTNLVSKLGTFVHNIEVEDHGAVICVHDSGMIGTITASTATKPGFPAKMEIYTSKGYIILENDVITQWGIEGMANPSIKINQPETNKHTGASNAFVNDTTNHETVIKDFIQAIELDTNPLVTGESAKNATEIILDIYKSQF; from the coding sequence ATGACTGTTGTTAAATTTATAATAATTGGAAGTGGTAATATAGCATCTGCATACTTTTCGGCTATTACAAATATAGGTCAGGCAGAGGTTGTAGGTATTGTTTCTAGTAAAACCATAAAACCTAAACCGCTAAATAATCTCCCTTTTTTTAAAAGTTTGAAAGATGTTAAAATTGATTTTGATGCTATTGTAGTGTGTACTCCAAATGGATTGCACCATGTAAGTACCATTGAAGCAGCTACTTTAAAAAAGCATGTGCTTTGTGAAAAGCCTATTGATATTTCATTAGAGTCTATTGATAAGATGATTAAAGCTTGTAAAGTAAATAACGTAAAGCTTGGAGTTGCTTATCAAAGGCGATTTAGTTCTGATAATCCCGTTGTGAAAAATTTGATTGATGAAAATAAAATAGGAAAGATTTTTTCAGTAGATCTTGCAGTGAAAAACTATCGGGATCAAGCATATTATGATTCTGCTGATTATAGAGGTAAGTATAAGATTGATGGTGGTGGCCCTTTTATTCAACAAGCTTGTCATTATATAGATTTGTATTATTGGTTTTTTGGAAAACCCACTAATTTGGTTAGTAAGTTAGGTACTTTTGTTCATAATATTGAAGTTGAGGATCATGGAGCTGTTATTTGTGTTCATGATTCAGGAATGATAGGTACTATTACTGCATCAACAGCAACTAAACCGGGATTCCCAGCAAAAATGGAAATTTATACAAGTAAGGGGTATATCATATTAGAAAATGATGTTATAACACAATGGGGTATTGAAGGTATGGCAAACCCATCAATTAAAATTAACCAACCTGAAACTAATAAGCATACAGGAGCTTCAAACGCTTTTGTTAATGATACTACTAATCATGAAACTGTTATAAAAGATTTTATTCAAGCTATTGAATTAGATACTAATCCGTTGGTAACAGGTGAATCTGCAAAAAATGCGACTGAAATTATTTTAGATATTTACAAAAGTCAATTTTAA